The following proteins are encoded in a genomic region of Cyclonatronum proteinivorum:
- the rplF gene encoding 50S ribosomal protein L6, whose product MSRIGILPIPVPEKVEVKLSGNSVSVKGTNGELSIDVDPCLTIKFEDNTLSLERINDDRTSRARHGLYRSLVNNMVTGVSEGFKKMLEIQGVGYRASFNNGILELALGYSHSFYFVPPEGINIEVDTKTTKNPRIIVSGPDKALVGQVSAKIRSLRKPEPYKGKGIRYVGEFVRKKAGKSSGR is encoded by the coding sequence ATGTCACGTATAGGAATTTTACCCATACCTGTACCTGAAAAAGTTGAAGTAAAGCTTTCAGGTAACAGCGTCTCCGTTAAAGGAACAAACGGCGAGTTATCAATTGATGTAGATCCCTGCCTTACAATTAAGTTTGAGGATAACACCCTGTCATTGGAGCGTATCAATGACGACAGAACAAGCCGCGCCCGTCATGGATTGTACCGCTCCCTGGTGAACAACATGGTGACCGGTGTGTCTGAGGGATTCAAAAAAATGCTTGAGATTCAGGGCGTTGGTTACCGTGCTTCTTTCAACAACGGTATTCTTGAACTGGCTCTGGGCTACTCGCACTCGTTTTATTTTGTACCTCCCGAAGGTATAAACATCGAAGTTGATACCAAGACCACTAAAAACCCGCGCATCATTGTATCCGGTCCGGATAAAGCGCTTGTGGGTCAGGTATCCGCCAAAATCCGCTCTCTCCGTAAGCCTGAGCCTTACAAAGGCAAAGGTATCCGCTA